The window TAATTATCTCACGCATCGATGCTCCGCACGCTCCCTATACTCGCTACGGGAAGTCTCCCGCCGACGGTACGCCGTCATTGCTCAGCGAAACTCGCCCCTACTCCACGACCTCGCTCACCACGCCGGCCCCAACGGTGCGGCCGCCCTCGCGGATGGCGAAGCGCAACTCCTTCTCCATGGCAATCGGCTGAATCAGTTCGACCGCCATACTCACGTTGTCTCCC of the Candidatus Methylomirabilis lanthanidiphila genome contains:
- the tuf_2 gene encoding elongation factor Tu produces the protein GDNVSMAVELIQPIAMEKELRFAIREGGRTVGAGVVSEVVE